One genomic window of Conyzicola nivalis includes the following:
- the pheS gene encoding phenylalanine--tRNA ligase subunit alpha, which translates to MSEPTQITEEAVAAAVDAALAAVAATTTVSELKLARAAHTGETSTLAQLNALMRSVPGDQKAAAGKLVGQARGTVNQAVAAREAELAVAEESAKLAAEAVDVTAVPLRWTGGARHPISLLMEKTSDIFVGMGWEIAEGPELENEWFNFDALNFDEDHPARAMQDTFFVDPVDSHLVLRTHTSPVQVRSLLGRELPVYIVAPGRVYRTDELDATHTPVFHQIEGIAIDKGLTMAHLRGTLEHLARALFGEGAQIRLRPNFFPFTEPSAEMDVWQPNAKGGARWVEWGGCGMVNRNVLRAAGIDPDEYQGFAFGLGIDRTLQFRNDMNDMRDMVEGDIRFSQQFGMVV; encoded by the coding sequence GTGTCAGAACCCACCCAGATCACCGAAGAAGCCGTCGCAGCGGCGGTCGACGCCGCCCTCGCCGCGGTCGCAGCCACCACGACGGTGAGCGAACTCAAGCTCGCCCGCGCCGCGCACACGGGGGAGACCTCGACGCTCGCCCAGCTCAACGCGCTGATGCGCAGCGTGCCCGGCGACCAGAAGGCCGCGGCCGGGAAACTCGTTGGCCAGGCCCGCGGCACCGTGAACCAGGCGGTCGCCGCTCGCGAAGCCGAGCTGGCCGTCGCCGAGGAGAGCGCGAAGCTCGCCGCGGAGGCGGTAGACGTGACCGCCGTCCCCCTGCGCTGGACGGGCGGAGCGCGTCATCCGATCTCTCTCCTGATGGAGAAAACGAGCGACATCTTCGTCGGCATGGGCTGGGAGATCGCGGAGGGACCCGAGCTCGAGAACGAGTGGTTCAACTTCGACGCGCTCAACTTCGACGAGGACCACCCGGCCCGCGCCATGCAAGACACCTTCTTCGTCGACCCGGTCGACTCGCACCTCGTGCTGCGCACGCACACGAGCCCGGTGCAGGTCCGTTCGCTGCTCGGCCGTGAGCTGCCCGTCTACATCGTCGCGCCCGGCCGCGTCTACCGCACCGACGAGCTCGACGCCACGCACACCCCCGTGTTCCACCAGATCGAGGGCATCGCGATCGACAAGGGCCTGACGATGGCGCACCTGCGCGGCACGCTCGAGCACCTCGCCCGCGCGCTCTTCGGCGAGGGCGCGCAGATCCGCCTGCGCCCCAACTTCTTCCCGTTCACCGAACCCAGCGCCGAGATGGACGTCTGGCAGCCGAACGCCAAGGGCGGCGCGCGCTGGGTGGAGTGGGGCGGATGCGGGATGGTCAACCGCAACGTGCTTCGCGCGGCCGGCATCGACCCCGACGAATACCAGGGCTTCGCGTTCGGTCTGGGCATCGACCGTACGCTGCAGTTCCGCAATGACATGAACGACATGAGAGACATGGTCGAGGGCGATATCCGCTTCAGCCAGCAGTTCGGAATGGTGGTCTGA
- the pheT gene encoding phenylalanine--tRNA ligase subunit beta, whose product MRIPVSWLGEYVDLPEDVSVEHLHAALVKVGFEEEGFHGFDLTGPVVVGQVLEFTPEAQTNGKTINWCQVDVGEAEPRGIVCGAHNFAVGDKVVVSLPGAVLPGPFPIAARKTYGHVSDGMIASARELGLGEEHDGILVLGSLGLDPEVGADAIDLLGLHDFAVEINVTPDRGYALSLRGVAREYSHSTGAAFRDPARWSYGNRASDFATPAPTEPAKEGSVPTGFPVTIDDTAPIRGRAGVSVFEARVVRGIDATRPTPPWMVARLALAGVRSISLPVDITNYVMFELGQPIHGYDLDTLTGGITVRRATAGEKFETLDGKVRSLDVEDLLVTDESGPIGLAGVMGGAKTEMTTGTVDVLIEAGNWEPVSIARTARRHKLPSEAAKRYERGVDPAVAAPAVARVAQLLVELAGGTVDTLGSSYNAATVPAPIELPADYAAKLMGVDYTADEIKSSLTTIGADLSASSGSYTVTPPSWRPDLTDKATLVEEIARIVGYDRIPSVLPVAPPGRGLTRSQQLRRSASRALAGGGLTEVLSYSFVTSASNELFGSATGGPVPAIKLANPLDSEFGWMRTSVLPGLIDAARRNLSRGLTDLALFEVGLVFQPVAGETYGSGPLPVGNARPSDETLLALNAGIPPQPWHVGALFLGDAVVKQPGLTAVRTGVADAIAAAHQLALAVGATITVRQGSHQAMHPGRTAELWAGDTLVGYAGELLPAIADDRDLPRVVALLEVDLDALIDSTSDEVTPTPIVSFPAATQDLSVVVSDATPAGDVLATVIEGAGSLLESARLVDDYRGTGIEPGSKSLTFALRFRASDRTLTAAEATEAKTAAVELAASRFGASLRE is encoded by the coding sequence ATGCGTATCCCCGTCAGCTGGCTCGGCGAGTACGTCGACCTGCCCGAAGATGTCTCCGTCGAGCACCTGCACGCCGCCCTGGTCAAGGTCGGCTTCGAGGAGGAGGGCTTCCACGGATTCGATCTCACCGGCCCGGTCGTCGTCGGCCAGGTCCTGGAGTTCACCCCCGAGGCGCAGACCAACGGCAAGACCATCAACTGGTGCCAGGTCGACGTCGGAGAAGCCGAGCCCCGCGGCATCGTCTGCGGCGCGCACAACTTCGCGGTCGGCGACAAAGTCGTCGTGTCGCTGCCCGGCGCGGTGCTGCCCGGCCCGTTCCCCATCGCGGCGCGCAAGACCTACGGCCACGTCTCCGACGGAATGATCGCCTCGGCCCGCGAGCTCGGCCTCGGCGAAGAGCACGACGGCATCCTGGTGCTGGGCAGCCTCGGCCTCGACCCCGAGGTCGGCGCCGACGCGATCGACCTGCTCGGCCTGCACGACTTCGCGGTGGAGATCAACGTCACGCCCGACCGCGGCTACGCGCTCTCGCTGCGCGGCGTCGCCCGCGAGTACTCGCACTCCACGGGCGCGGCCTTCCGCGACCCTGCGCGGTGGAGCTATGGAAATCGCGCCAGCGATTTCGCGACCCCAGCGCCGACTGAGCCTGCGAAGGAGGGCTCGGTCCCGACCGGCTTCCCCGTCACCATCGACGACACCGCGCCCATCCGCGGCCGCGCCGGCGTCTCGGTGTTCGAGGCTCGCGTCGTGCGCGGCATCGACGCCACCCGCCCGACCCCGCCGTGGATGGTCGCGCGCCTCGCCCTCGCCGGCGTGCGCTCGATCTCGCTGCCGGTCGACATCACGAACTACGTCATGTTCGAGCTCGGCCAGCCGATCCACGGCTACGACCTCGACACGCTCACGGGCGGCATCACCGTCCGCCGCGCCACGGCCGGCGAGAAGTTCGAGACGCTCGACGGAAAGGTGCGCTCGCTCGACGTCGAAGACCTGCTCGTCACCGACGAGTCCGGCCCGATCGGCCTCGCCGGCGTGATGGGCGGCGCGAAGACCGAGATGACGACCGGCACCGTCGACGTGCTCATCGAGGCGGGAAACTGGGAGCCGGTCTCGATCGCGCGCACCGCCCGCCGCCACAAGCTTCCCAGCGAGGCGGCCAAGCGGTACGAGCGCGGCGTCGATCCCGCCGTCGCCGCGCCCGCGGTCGCCCGTGTCGCCCAGCTGCTCGTCGAACTGGCCGGCGGCACCGTCGACACGCTCGGCTCCAGCTACAACGCCGCCACCGTGCCCGCTCCGATCGAGCTCCCGGCCGACTACGCCGCGAAACTGATGGGAGTCGACTACACGGCAGACGAGATCAAGTCGTCGCTCACCACGATCGGCGCCGACCTCTCCGCGTCATCCGGCTCGTACACCGTCACCCCGCCTTCGTGGCGACCCGACCTCACCGACAAGGCCACCCTCGTCGAGGAGATCGCCCGCATCGTCGGCTACGACCGCATCCCGTCGGTGCTGCCCGTCGCGCCCCCCGGCCGCGGACTCACCCGCTCGCAGCAACTGCGCCGCTCGGCGTCGCGGGCGCTCGCGGGCGGCGGCCTCACCGAGGTGCTCTCCTACTCGTTCGTCACCAGCGCGAGCAACGAGCTCTTCGGCTCGGCGACCGGCGGCCCGGTGCCCGCGATCAAGCTCGCCAACCCGCTCGACAGCGAGTTCGGCTGGATGCGCACCTCCGTGCTGCCCGGACTCATCGACGCCGCCCGCCGCAACCTGTCGCGCGGTCTCACCGACCTCGCGCTGTTCGAGGTCGGGCTGGTCTTCCAGCCGGTCGCGGGCGAGACCTACGGCAGCGGACCGCTGCCCGTCGGCAACGCGCGCCCGAGCGACGAGACCCTGCTCGCGCTCAACGCCGGAATCCCGCCGCAGCCGTGGCACGTCGGCGCGCTGTTCCTCGGCGACGCCGTCGTCAAGCAGCCGGGTCTCACCGCCGTGCGCACGGGAGTGGCCGACGCGATCGCGGCGGCACACCAGCTGGCCCTCGCGGTCGGCGCGACCATCACCGTGCGGCAGGGCAGCCACCAGGCCATGCACCCGGGGCGCACCGCCGAACTCTGGGCGGGGGACACCCTCGTCGGCTACGCGGGCGAGCTGCTGCCCGCGATCGCCGACGACCGCGACCTTCCCCGCGTCGTCGCGTTGCTCGAGGTCGACCTCGACGCGCTCATCGACAGCACCAGCGACGAGGTGACGCCGACTCCGATCGTCTCGTTCCCGGCGGCGACGCAGGACCTGTCGGTCGTCGTCTCGGATGCCACGCCCGCCGGCGACGTGCTCGCGACGGTCATCGAGGGCGCCGGTTCGCTGCTCGAGAGCGCCCGACTCGTCGACGACTACCGCGGCACCGGCATCGAGCCGGGGTCGAAGTCGCTGACCTTCGCGCTGCGCTTCCGGGCGTCCGACCGCACGCTCACCGCCGCCGAAGCCACCGAGGCGAAGACCGCCGCGGTCGAACTCGCCGCGTCCCGCTTCGGGGCGTCCCTGCGCGAGTAA
- a CDS encoding DUF937 domain-containing protein, with protein sequence MSDLDGLLKQIPIGQIARKLGVDDDVARDAVEKVLPTIVAGLSANSKDKAGAASLEKALVKHEGRTPAAVDEIDTDDGEKIVRNVFGSNKDKVVSAVSKTAKADESIIAKILPIVAPIVLSWLASQFLNKKKSTDAAASGSGGIGDLLGGLLGGAAGGKGGGDVLGGLLGGLLGGGKK encoded by the coding sequence ATGTCAGACCTCGACGGACTGCTCAAGCAGATCCCCATCGGCCAGATCGCGAGGAAGCTCGGCGTCGACGACGATGTCGCGCGCGACGCGGTGGAGAAGGTGCTGCCCACGATCGTCGCCGGACTTTCGGCGAACTCGAAAGACAAGGCGGGCGCCGCCTCGCTGGAGAAGGCGCTGGTCAAACACGAGGGCCGCACCCCTGCCGCGGTGGACGAGATCGACACGGACGACGGGGAGAAGATCGTGCGCAACGTCTTCGGGTCGAACAAGGACAAGGTCGTGTCGGCGGTGAGCAAGACTGCGAAGGCCGACGAGTCGATCATCGCGAAGATCCTGCCGATCGTCGCCCCGATCGTGCTGAGCTGGCTCGCGTCGCAGTTTCTGAACAAGAAGAAGTCGACGGATGCCGCGGCCTCCGGTTCGGGCGGAATCGGTGACCTGCTTGGCGGGCTCCTCGGTGGTGCGGCCGGCGGCAAGGGCGGCGGAGACGTGCTCGGCGGCTTGCTCGGCGGGCTGCTGGGTGGCGGCAAGAAGTAG
- the argC gene encoding N-acetyl-gamma-glutamyl-phosphate reductase, with the protein MSLSVAVAGASGYAGGELLRLLAAHPEFTVTTVTAFQNAGQPLIALQPHLRSLSHLTLVETTPQNLAGHDVVFLALPHGKSGEITAALPDGTLVIDCGADHRLTSESDWAAFYGGEYFGAWTYGLPELLHADGSKHRDELVGATRIAVPGCNVTAISLGLAPGIQSGLLEGDDLVAVLAVGPSGAGKALKTNLLASEILGSASAYGVGGTHRHTPEIVQNLTLAGGTDVGISFTPMLVPMSRGILATSTAKLKPGVTAAQVREAFEAAYADEPFVHVLPAGEFPRTADTVGANTALVGIAVDEATRRVVTVTAIDNLVKGTAGAAIQSANIALGFAETTGLSTNGVAP; encoded by the coding sequence ATGTCACTTTCCGTTGCCGTCGCCGGCGCAAGCGGCTACGCCGGGGGTGAGCTCCTGCGGTTGTTGGCCGCGCATCCGGAGTTCACCGTCACCACCGTCACCGCGTTCCAGAACGCCGGCCAGCCGCTCATCGCGCTGCAGCCCCACCTCCGTTCCCTCTCCCACCTGACGCTCGTCGAGACGACGCCGCAGAACCTCGCCGGTCACGACGTCGTCTTCCTCGCCCTGCCGCACGGCAAGTCGGGCGAAATCACCGCGGCCCTGCCCGACGGCACGCTCGTGATCGACTGCGGCGCCGACCACCGTCTCACCAGCGAGTCCGACTGGGCAGCGTTCTACGGCGGCGAGTATTTCGGCGCCTGGACCTACGGCCTGCCCGAGCTGCTGCACGCCGACGGTTCCAAGCACCGTGACGAGCTCGTCGGGGCCACGCGCATCGCGGTTCCCGGATGCAACGTGACCGCCATTTCCCTGGGACTCGCGCCCGGCATCCAATCGGGCCTGCTCGAGGGCGACGACCTCGTGGCCGTGCTCGCCGTCGGCCCGTCCGGTGCCGGCAAGGCACTGAAGACGAACCTGCTGGCGAGCGAGATCCTCGGTTCGGCCTCCGCCTACGGCGTCGGCGGCACGCATCGGCACACCCCCGAGATCGTGCAGAACCTGACCCTCGCCGGCGGCACCGACGTGGGCATCTCGTTCACCCCGATGCTCGTGCCGATGAGCCGCGGCATCCTGGCAACCTCGACGGCGAAGCTCAAGCCGGGAGTCACCGCCGCGCAGGTCCGTGAGGCGTTCGAGGCCGCCTACGCCGACGAGCCGTTCGTGCACGTGCTGCCCGCCGGCGAGTTCCCCCGCACGGCCGACACCGTCGGCGCCAACACGGCGCTCGTCGGCATCGCGGTCGACGAGGCCACGCGCAGGGTGGTCACGGTCACCGCCATCGACAACCTCGTGAAGGGCACGGCGGGAGCCGCCATCCAATCCGCCAACATCGCCCTCGGCTTCGCCGAAACGACCGGCCTGAGCACCAATGGAGTAGCACCGTGA
- the argJ gene encoding bifunctional glutamate N-acetyltransferase/amino-acid acetyltransferase ArgJ: MSVTNAAGFVAAGVVAGLKSTGKNDVALVQNLGPNKAAAVVFTSNRAKANPIIWSQQVIGDGIVEAIVLNSGGANCYTGAFGFQTTHATAEAVAEGLGVSAGDVLVCSTGLIGVGGQDFRDKVIGGVATAIPALNDDGGHDAALAIMTTDSKPKEAVVQGAGWSVGGMAKGAGMLAPGLATMLVVITTDALLSSADLDAALRSATRVTFDRLDSDGCMSTNDQVSLLSSGASGVSPSLEVFTAAVTAVCADLAAQLQADAEGASHNISIETINAASEDDAVEVGRSVARNNLFKAAVFGNDPNWGRVLAAIGTTTAEFDPYDVDVTMNGVRVCRSGEPDRPADDVDLTPRATHVLIDLKVGTATATILTNDLTHDYVHENSAYSS; encoded by the coding sequence GTGAGCGTCACCAATGCGGCCGGATTCGTCGCCGCCGGCGTGGTCGCCGGACTGAAGAGCACCGGCAAGAACGACGTCGCCCTCGTGCAGAACCTCGGCCCGAACAAGGCCGCGGCCGTGGTGTTCACCAGCAACCGCGCCAAGGCCAACCCCATCATCTGGTCGCAGCAGGTCATCGGCGACGGCATCGTCGAGGCGATCGTGCTCAACTCGGGCGGGGCCAACTGCTACACGGGGGCGTTCGGCTTCCAGACCACCCACGCCACGGCCGAGGCGGTCGCCGAGGGCCTCGGCGTCTCGGCCGGCGACGTGCTCGTCTGCTCCACCGGCCTCATCGGGGTGGGCGGACAGGACTTCCGCGACAAGGTCATCGGCGGGGTCGCCACCGCGATCCCCGCCCTGAACGACGACGGCGGGCACGACGCAGCCCTCGCGATCATGACCACCGACTCGAAGCCGAAGGAAGCCGTCGTGCAGGGCGCCGGCTGGTCGGTCGGAGGCATGGCGAAAGGCGCCGGCATGCTCGCCCCGGGCCTCGCCACGATGCTCGTCGTCATCACCACCGACGCGCTGCTCTCTTCCGCGGATCTCGACGCCGCGCTGCGTTCGGCGACCCGGGTGACGTTCGACCGGCTCGACTCCGACGGCTGCATGTCGACCAACGACCAGGTCTCTCTGCTCTCGAGCGGGGCATCCGGTGTCTCGCCGAGCCTCGAGGTGTTCACCGCCGCGGTCACCGCCGTGTGCGCCGACCTGGCCGCGCAGCTGCAGGCCGACGCCGAGGGCGCGAGCCACAACATCTCGATCGAGACGATCAACGCCGCGAGCGAAGACGACGCCGTGGAGGTGGGCCGCTCGGTGGCCCGCAACAACCTGTTCAAGGCGGCCGTCTTCGGCAACGACCCCAACTGGGGCCGCGTGCTCGCCGCCATCGGAACCACGACCGCCGAGTTCGACCCCTACGACGTCGACGTCACCATGAACGGTGTGCGCGTCTGCCGTTCGGGCGAACCCGACCGGCCGGCCGACGACGTCGACCTCACACCGCGGGCCACGCACGTGCTCATCGACCTGAAGGTCGGCACGGCCACCGCGACGATCCTCACCAACGACCTCACGCACGACTACGTGCACGAGAACAGCGCGTACTCCAGCTGA
- the argB gene encoding acetylglutamate kinase, with amino-acid sequence MGAFREAQGLEVEIKTAVLIESLPWLKRFHGQIIVVKFGGNAMVDETLQRAFAEDMAYLHFAGIRPVVVHGGGPQISARLAELGIPSEFRGGYRVTTPETIGVVRDVLSGQVGLELAGMIDEHQAGLAVPLSGETRDLFGGRRRGAVVDGELVDLGLVGDVATVDPAVVLDAVAAGKIPVIASIAPDLDEAGQSLNINADSAASALAVALGAAKLVILTDVAGLYRDWPNRDSLVSIIDTDELTALLPNLESGMIPKMTACLEAVAGGVAKAAIIDGRTPHSILVEIFTQSGIGTEVVPA; translated from the coding sequence ATGGGTGCGTTCAGAGAGGCCCAGGGGCTCGAGGTCGAGATCAAGACCGCCGTGCTCATCGAGTCGTTGCCCTGGCTCAAGCGCTTCCACGGCCAGATCATCGTCGTGAAGTTCGGCGGCAACGCCATGGTCGACGAGACCCTGCAGCGGGCGTTCGCCGAGGACATGGCGTACCTGCACTTCGCCGGCATCCGCCCGGTCGTCGTGCACGGGGGCGGCCCGCAGATCTCCGCGCGCCTCGCCGAACTCGGCATCCCCAGCGAGTTCCGCGGCGGCTACCGGGTGACGACCCCCGAGACGATCGGCGTCGTGCGCGACGTGCTGTCGGGGCAGGTCGGACTCGAGCTCGCGGGCATGATCGACGAGCACCAGGCCGGTCTCGCCGTGCCCCTGTCCGGTGAGACCCGCGACCTGTTCGGCGGGCGCCGTCGCGGCGCCGTCGTCGACGGCGAACTGGTCGACCTCGGCCTCGTGGGCGACGTCGCGACCGTCGATCCCGCGGTCGTACTCGACGCGGTCGCCGCGGGCAAGATCCCGGTGATCGCGTCCATCGCGCCCGACCTCGACGAGGCCGGTCAGTCGCTCAACATCAACGCCGACTCGGCGGCCTCGGCCCTCGCCGTGGCTCTCGGCGCCGCGAAGCTCGTGATCCTCACCGACGTCGCCGGCCTCTACCGCGACTGGCCCAACCGCGACTCGCTCGTCTCGATCATCGACACCGACGAGCTCACGGCGCTGCTGCCGAACCTCGAGTCGGGCATGATTCCCAAGATGACGGCGTGCCTCGAGGCGGTCGCCGGCGGTGTCGCGAAGGCGGCCATCATCGACGGCAGAACCCCCCACTCGATCCTCGTCGAGATCTTCACCCAGAGCGGCATCGGCACGGAGGTAGTACCCGCATGA
- a CDS encoding acetylornithine transaminase has product MTETTLPEPVEGPATWRSDFRTAMMGSSPAPLTLLERGEGCYVWDVDGKKYLDFLAGIAVNSLGHAHPVLVDAVSRQVANIAHVSNYFATAPQIELAQRLSRISGAGERGRVYFGNSGAEAIEAAIKLARRNGQHKTILALTNSFHGRTMGAVSLTGKPALREPFDPAVTGIDHIDSTIEALEHAMGDHVSALVVEPIKGEAGVIDLPEGYLKRARELTEKHGALLILDEIQTGAGRTGSWFAFQQHGIVPDAIAVAKGIGGGVPIGALVTFGWASELFTVGQHGSTFGGNPLATAAANAVLGEIENAGLVENAARRGDELRAAITAIGSPLVGELRGAGLLIGVGLTEPVAARVSAKALELGLIINAPNDTSIRLAPPLIVGDAEIAQFISLFTQALEASA; this is encoded by the coding sequence ATGACAGAGACCACGCTCCCTGAGCCTGTCGAAGGGCCGGCAACCTGGCGCAGCGATTTCCGTACCGCGATGATGGGCTCCTCGCCCGCGCCGCTCACCCTGCTCGAGCGCGGCGAGGGCTGCTACGTGTGGGACGTCGACGGCAAGAAGTACCTCGATTTCCTCGCCGGAATCGCCGTCAACTCGCTCGGTCACGCGCATCCGGTGCTGGTGGATGCCGTCAGCCGGCAGGTCGCGAACATCGCGCACGTCTCCAATTACTTTGCGACCGCCCCGCAGATCGAATTGGCTCAGCGCCTGAGCCGCATCTCGGGTGCCGGAGAGCGCGGACGCGTCTATTTCGGCAACTCGGGAGCGGAGGCCATCGAGGCCGCGATCAAGCTCGCGCGCCGTAACGGGCAGCACAAGACGATCCTCGCGCTCACCAACTCGTTCCACGGCCGCACGATGGGCGCGGTCTCGCTCACCGGCAAGCCCGCCCTGCGCGAGCCCTTCGACCCCGCGGTGACCGGCATCGACCACATCGACTCGACGATCGAGGCGCTGGAGCACGCGATGGGCGACCACGTGTCCGCGCTCGTGGTCGAGCCGATCAAGGGCGAGGCCGGCGTGATCGACCTTCCCGAGGGCTACCTCAAGCGTGCACGCGAGCTCACCGAGAAGCACGGCGCACTGCTCATCCTCGACGAGATCCAGACCGGCGCCGGCCGCACCGGAAGCTGGTTCGCCTTCCAGCAGCACGGCATCGTGCCCGACGCGATCGCCGTGGCGAAGGGCATCGGCGGGGGAGTGCCGATCGGCGCCCTCGTCACCTTCGGCTGGGCCTCCGAGCTGTTCACCGTCGGCCAGCACGGGTCGACCTTCGGTGGCAATCCGCTTGCGACGGCCGCCGCCAACGCGGTTCTCGGCGAGATCGAGAACGCCGGGCTCGTCGAGAACGCGGCCCGCCGCGGCGACGAACTGCGGGCCGCGATCACCGCGATCGGCTCGCCGCTCGTGGGCGAACTGCGAGGCGCCGGCCTGCTCATCGGCGTCGGCCTCACCGAGCCGGTCGCGGCGAGAGTGTCCGCGAAGGCCCTCGAGCTCGGCCTCATCATCAACGCGCCGAACGACACGAGCATCCGCCTCGCTCCGCCCCTCATCGTGGGCGACGCCGAGATCGCGCAATTCATCTCCCTCTTCACCCAGGCCTTGGAGGCATCAGCATGA
- the argF gene encoding ornithine carbamoyltransferase, which translates to MTRHFLRDDDLTQAEQLDILDLAVELKKDRYRVKPLAGPQTVAVIFDKSSTRTRVSFAVGVADLGGSPLIISTANSQLGGKETPSDTARVLERMVSMIVWRTYAQAGLEQMALGTTVPVINALSDEFHPCQLLADLLTIREHRGTLAGLTVTFLGDGASNMAQSYLLAGAVAGMHVRIASPLSYAPDATVVSDAEAVAATTGGSVTLYTDPAEAVAGVDVVVTDTWVSMGKEDEKAQRIETFGAYQVDSQLMALAKADALFLHCLPADRGFEVSADVIDGEQSVIWDEAENRLHAQKALMVWLLEKA; encoded by the coding sequence ATGACCCGCCACTTTCTCCGCGACGACGACCTGACCCAGGCCGAGCAGCTCGACATCCTCGACCTCGCCGTCGAGCTCAAGAAGGACCGCTACCGGGTCAAGCCGCTCGCCGGGCCGCAGACCGTCGCCGTGATCTTCGACAAGTCGTCGACCCGCACGCGTGTCTCCTTCGCGGTCGGCGTGGCCGACCTCGGCGGCAGCCCGCTCATCATCTCCACCGCCAACAGTCAGCTCGGCGGTAAGGAGACCCCTTCCGATACCGCCCGCGTTCTCGAGCGCATGGTGTCGATGATCGTCTGGCGCACCTACGCGCAAGCGGGACTCGAGCAGATGGCCCTCGGCACGACCGTTCCGGTGATCAACGCCCTGAGCGACGAGTTCCACCCCTGCCAGCTGCTCGCCGACCTGCTCACGATCCGCGAGCACCGCGGAACGCTCGCCGGCCTCACCGTCACCTTCCTCGGCGACGGCGCGAGCAACATGGCGCAGTCCTACCTGCTGGCCGGGGCGGTCGCCGGTATGCACGTGCGCATCGCCAGCCCGCTGTCCTACGCTCCGGATGCCACGGTCGTCAGCGACGCGGAGGCGGTAGCCGCCACGACCGGCGGCTCGGTCACGCTCTACACCGACCCCGCCGAAGCCGTAGCCGGCGTCGACGTCGTGGTCACCGACACCTGGGTGTCGATGGGTAAAGAAGACGAGAAGGCCCAGCGCATCGAGACGTTCGGCGCCTACCAGGTCGACTCGCAGCTCATGGCGCTCGCCAAGGCCGACGCGTTGTTCCTGCACTGCCTGCCGGCCGACCGTGGCTTCGAGGTCTCCGCCGACGTGATCGACGGCGAGCAGAGCGTCATCTGGGACGAGGCGGAGAACCGCCTGCACGCCCAGAAGGCCCTGATGGTCTGGCTCCTCGAGAAAGCCTGA
- a CDS encoding heparan-alpha-glucosaminide N-acetyltransferase domain-containing protein, producing MTRIVGIDIARGLAVLGMYGAHVGVTEPLVFTEPATWLDVVNGRSSILFALLAGVSIAIISGRTRPVDGTELRAARIRILVRAALIFAIGMLLIWLDTRIAVILPVYAVLFVAAIPVLRWRPRSLFVAAGILAIVSPILAAITTVLVPVADPVVDLLLTGHYPAVIWIVFVLVGLGVGRLDVTARVVQLRLLAVGAGLAVAGYGLGVAANRAVLESTAPVPVDIGMLATTEPHSGSPFEVVGSTGFALAVLALCLLVATRARIPLYPIAAVGSMALSAYTAHVVIVAIIGDGAFTQNDNGLYLAFIGGALVLCTGWALLFGRGPLERVLTWASNLAARTTRRART from the coding sequence ATGACCCGCATCGTCGGCATCGATATCGCGCGCGGCCTCGCCGTGCTCGGAATGTACGGCGCGCACGTCGGGGTCACCGAACCGCTGGTCTTCACCGAGCCGGCGACCTGGCTCGACGTGGTCAACGGCCGCTCGTCGATCCTGTTCGCTCTGCTCGCCGGCGTCTCGATCGCGATCATCTCGGGGCGCACCCGCCCGGTCGACGGCACCGAACTCAGAGCCGCGCGCATCCGGATTCTGGTGCGCGCAGCGCTGATCTTCGCGATCGGCATGCTCCTCATCTGGCTCGACACGCGTATCGCCGTCATTTTGCCCGTCTACGCGGTGTTGTTCGTGGCGGCGATCCCGGTGCTGCGCTGGCGGCCGCGGTCGCTGTTCGTCGCCGCCGGCATCCTGGCGATCGTGTCCCCCATCCTCGCGGCGATCACGACCGTCCTCGTCCCGGTGGCCGACCCGGTCGTCGACCTGCTGCTGACCGGCCACTATCCGGCGGTGATCTGGATCGTCTTCGTGCTCGTCGGCCTCGGCGTGGGGCGGCTCGACGTCACTGCCCGCGTCGTCCAGCTGCGCCTGCTCGCCGTCGGCGCGGGGCTCGCGGTCGCGGGATACGGGCTCGGCGTCGCGGCGAACCGGGCAGTGCTTGAAAGCACAGCGCCGGTTCCGGTAGACATCGGCATGCTCGCGACCACCGAGCCGCACAGCGGAAGCCCGTTCGAGGTTGTCGGCTCCACCGGGTTCGCGCTCGCCGTCCTGGCCCTGTGCCTGCTCGTCGCGACCCGGGCGCGCATACCGCTCTACCCGATCGCCGCCGTGGGGTCGATGGCGCTCAGCGCCTACACCGCACACGTCGTGATCGTCGCGATCATCGGCGACGGCGCGTTCACCCAGAACGACAACGGCCTCTATCTGGCCTTCATCGGCGGAGCCCTCGTGCTCTGCACCGGCTGGGCGCTTCTGTTCGGCCGCGGACCGCTCGAGCGGGTGCTCACCTGGGCCTCCAACCTGGCGGCCCGCACCACCCGGCGCGCGCGAACCTGA